The window AACCATTAAAATGTCCGAGGACTTTTTTATAGAAAAATTCAGCATTACCAATTCAAGAGTGATTGCCCAGATGAGGGAGAGTTTCGAGGGTTTTAACAGTGATATTGTCAATGCTTCACAAAATTTGCTGCTTAGTGGGACGATCAAGGAAGGCCTGACAGGAGAGCAGACCAATTATGAGAAAATGAGCACATACTTCAATATGTCCCAGCAGCTTAAAAGGGTCCGAGGCAATCTCGATAACTATGATGTGAGCATTTTTGTGATGGGAAGGAACGGCATAGGGCATACAACAGAAAGGACGTATTGGCCGGTCACTGATAAAGAACTTTTCGACAGTCACATTACGGATAAAACTTTAAAGCATCCGCGGCGGCTTATCTATCATGCCGATAAGAGAACGGGCGAAGACGGTACCGTGGATAATTATGTCGTCGCATCACTCGCTTTGATGGACCGAATCAATGGAGAAATATACGGGGCAATGTATTTTGGCTTGAATGAGCAGGAGTTCCGTGATATGTATGCGCCTTACACGACTAAAGGCAGCAACATATTCATCGTTGACAAAGCCGGGAAGATTATCTCAAGCAATCAGTCTGACATGATCAGCAAAACAGAGCCAGCCTTTCCTTCCTTTGTTAAAAATCTTGGCCAGTCGGAAAAGGGTTACCTTGTCGAGGAATTCATGGACAAGGAGCAGATTATCCTGATGGAGTATCTGCCTTCCTTTGATATGTATTTATTTAATATCCTTGATAAAAAGACTGCAGTCGATAATGTAATTGATAAAAAGGCGATCATCATGATAAGCGGGGCGATCTTCCTCATTGCCCTGATTGTGGTTATTTTGGGCACTAAGGAAATGACCAATTCCCTGACAAAGCTTGTTGATCAGATTTCGAACGCGCCAAAGCATGAATTCCATAAACCGATAGAAGTAAGCGGCACACAGGAGACAAGGAAGCTAGCAATGGCATTCAATGCGATGTTCGAGGAGTTGCATGAGTATGTCGATCAGTTGATTGATGCGCAAAAGCAGCGGCGGACTGCTGAACTGGCCGCGCTTCAGCAGCAAATTAATCCTCATTTTCTGTACAATACACTGACCTCGATTAAATTTATGGTCAGACAGGGGGATGTCGAGGAAACCGAAAAGACAATGAATGCCTTCATCTCGCTCCTGCAAAATACGCTTGGCACTGTCAGCGAGACGATTACGGTTTCCCAGGAAATTGAGAACCTTAAGCACTATGTGCTAATCAACCAGAAACGGTATGGCGACCGCATAAAAGTAAATTATTTTGTCAGCCCGGATGCTGTTTCCTGTAAAATTCCAAAGCTGGTCCTGCAGCCATTTATCGAGAATTCGTTTTTCCATGGATTCAATCATAAGCCTGGGGGAAATATTCATGTGATGGTCTGGAAGGAAGAGGGGACCTTAATTTGTGAAGTGGTTGACAATGGAGATGGTATGGAGGTTGCCCCC is drawn from Bacillus sp. FJAT-18017 and contains these coding sequences:
- a CDS encoding cache domain-containing sensor histidine kinase: MKFIPEWFEKQGMFTKLFLFTFVMIVTVSSAITWTTIKMSEDFFIEKFSITNSRVIAQMRESFEGFNSDIVNASQNLLLSGTIKEGLTGEQTNYEKMSTYFNMSQQLKRVRGNLDNYDVSIFVMGRNGIGHTTERTYWPVTDKELFDSHITDKTLKHPRRLIYHADKRTGEDGTVDNYVVASLALMDRINGEIYGAMYFGLNEQEFRDMYAPYTTKGSNIFIVDKAGKIISSNQSDMISKTEPAFPSFVKNLGQSEKGYLVEEFMDKEQIILMEYLPSFDMYLFNILDKKTAVDNVIDKKAIIMISGAIFLIALIVVILGTKEMTNSLTKLVDQISNAPKHEFHKPIEVSGTQETRKLAMAFNAMFEELHEYVDQLIDAQKQRRTAELAALQQQINPHFLYNTLTSIKFMVRQGDVEETEKTMNAFISLLQNTLGTVSETITVSQEIENLKHYVLINQKRYGDRIKVNYFVSPDAVSCKIPKLVLQPFIENSFFHGFNHKPGGNIHVMVWKEEGTLICEVVDNGDGMEVAPGGNLPATKRKQQLFSGIGVKNVHERIQLIYGENYGVSITSKLGEGTKIRITIPAESDEDADQ